One stretch of Euphorbia lathyris chromosome 7, ddEupLath1.1, whole genome shotgun sequence DNA includes these proteins:
- the LOC136200499 gene encoding uncharacterized protein, with the protein MAKKQQENFFQHVSASTDFLSTPNNKMDILAPIAECCRRKASLTMRIIRDYLTVVNLWMMTLKGGFLLQPKLPNGECPPGFIGFAVNMIHVDYMNFLYVSDVYGLRETYIYSLFSRLQVYKSREEMLLSLPLISDGVISLDGGMITPNGFVSLRNRFQLSLPAINFRIISSQTIMQSGRISLTTNSNAKRDRTMIGEVSLNRVTQPSFSYLPKDIVVTIILRLSIKTIFIFKSVCKTWYDIVSDPEFAKVRFDQGEVYPLIQTSLCRQGSKMVYLVQPDKDDFELKLGMCDHYFFKRGCVCNLEVKIDTKFEIPEKYSQYGATNSCNGLLCLLNKCDKWLCPIVCNPIMGEFINLPTDKIELSSSSICYGFGFSPTTNQYTVIRMFHHDIHVSNKAEVHILGTKTWKEIDIFNQSIPKSFTTYLNGFIYWSSNLQSLSIFSFDVGEQGFGSVPSPAINDPYAQDSVGVLGGELCITAVLEYGAIHVWTMKDNSTDKGWSKVYSFDYIYCNLVPHYGCFQPIKYLDDGALLMFFSSTEALVYMDPIKHQFKYLNVHSMSKVEAIAYIPNFVSLKHILSGQNAKVHKVKSSFTIVMKRGTISLATNSNAKRDRKIREEETHIRVLHFVISQGISCLLCLSGVSYKELPFVCNPVTDTLVYIEPKQNRLRSLKFCQFKVEAIAYIPSFVPLKHALSEHNVKVLNMRSRGAKLKLHKEHNSCRRVLSKL; encoded by the exons ATGGCGAAGAAACAACAAGAAAATTTCTTTCAACATGTGAGTGCATCAACGGATTTTTTAAGCACTCCGAATAACAAAATGGATATTCTAGCACCGATTGCAGAATGTTGCCGGCGAAAAGCATCCCTCACGATGAGGATAATAAGAGATT ACCTGACTGTGGTGAATTTGTGGATGATGACCCTCAAAGGAGGCTTTCTTCTACAGCCAAAATTGCCTAATGGCGAGTGCCCACCTGGATTTATTGGTTTCGCTGTTAACATGATCCATGTGGATTACATGAATTTCTTGTATGTATCCGATGTCTATGGCCTCAGAGAGACTTATATTTACAGCCTCTTTTCTCGCCTGCAAGTTTACAAAAGTAGGGAGGAGATGCTACTTTCTCTTCCGCTTATAAGTGATGGAGTAATTTCACTGGATGGAGGGATGATTACGCCTAATGGTTTCGTTTCCTTGAGGAATCG GTTCCAATTGAGTCTCCCGGCCATCAATTTCCG TATCATATCTTCACAAACAATCATGCAAAGTGGAAGGATTTCTCTGACTACAAACTCTAATGCAAAGAGAGATAGAACAATGATAGGGGAAGTTAGCCTTAACCGAGTCACTCAACCTTCATTTTCTTATCTTCCCAAGGATATTGTGGTAACTATCATACTTAGATTGTCCATTAAGACGATTTTTATATTCAAATCTGTGTGCAAAACATGGTATGATATAGTTTCAGACCCCGAATTTGCAAAGGTCCGTTTTGATCAAGGTGAGGTTTATCCTCTGATTCAAACCTCATTGTGTAGACAAGGGTCGAAAATGGTTTATCTTGTGCAGCCAGATAAGGATGATTTTGAGCTCAAGCTTGGGATGTGTGATCATTACTTTTTTAAGCGTGGATGTGTTTGTAATCTTGAGGTTAAAATTGACACCAAATTTGAAATCCCAGAGAAATATAGTCAATATGGAGCCACTAATTCATGCAATGGGTTACTTTGCTTGTTGAATAAATGTGATAAATGGCTATGCCCAATTGTTTGTAATCCAATTATGGGTGAGTTTATTAACCTTCCAACAGATAAGATTGAATTGAGCTCGTCTAGTATATGTTATGGGTTCGGTTTTAGTCCCACCACTAACCAATATACAGTGATCAGAATGTTTCATCATGACATCCATGTTTCCAATAAGGCTGAAGTCCATATTCTTGGTACAAAAACATGGAAAGAGATAGACATTTTCAACCAGTCAATTCCCAAGTCATTCACAACTTATTTGAACGGGTTTATTTATTGGTCTTCTAATTTACAATCATTATCTATATTTAGTTTTGATGTTGGGGAGCAAGGTTTTGGGTCGGTGCCATCACCAGCAATTAACGATCCTTATGCACAAGACAGTGTTGGGGTATTAGGAGGAGAACTCTGCATAACTGCAGTTCTTGAGTATGGTGCTATTCATGTTTGGACAATGAAAGATAATAGTACCGATAAGGGGTGGTCTAAAGTTTACTCCTTCGATTACATATATTGTAATCTAGTACCACATTACGGCTGTTTTCAACCAATTAAGTACTTGGATGATGGGGCACTGCTGATGTTTTTCTCTTCTACAGAAGCTTTAGTATACATGGATCCAATAAAACATCAATTTAAATATTTGAATGTCCATAGCATGTCCAAAGTTGAAGCAATTGCTTATATTCCAAACTTTGTTTCACTCAAACATATTCTATCAGGACAGAATGCGAAGGTGCATAAAGTCAAGTCGAG CTTCACAATAGTCATGAAAAGAGGAACGATTTCTTTGGCTACTAACTCTAATGCAAAGAGAGATAGAAAAATAAGGGAGGAAGAGACTCATATTCGGGTTCTTCATTTTGTGATCTCCCAAGGGATATCCTG CTTGCTTTGCTTGTCTGGTGTATCTTATAAAGAACTTCCTTTTGTTTGCAATCCTGTTACAG ATACTTTAGTTTACATTGAACCAAAACAAAATCGATTGAGATCTTTGAAGTTCTGCCAATTTAAAGTTGAGGCAATTGCTTATATTCCAAGCTTTGTTCCACTCAAACATGCTTTATCAGAACATAATGTGAAGGTGCTTAACATGAGGTCAAG AGGCGCGAAGTTGAAGTTGCACAAAGAGCATAATAGTTGTAGAAGAGTTTTGTCCAAATTGTGA